Proteins co-encoded in one Schaalia radingae genomic window:
- the treY gene encoding malto-oligosyltrehalose synthase, with translation MSDLHPHVPPSSRYTPLSTYRLQLTPDFTFEHARGVLEHIRRLGATDVYLSPILQPVKRSRHGYDVVDHSHVNAELGGREGFEDFARAAHALGLHVVVDIVPNHMAVPTPVWQNRAMWSVLKRGAESPRARWFDVATDQPILMPILGARIGQVLSAGDLHVESMVVPTEPEYGEQPVLRYFDHVFPLAEGTEFLPLEVLLERQHYRLAHWMVGDEELNYRRFFDVDTLAGLRVEREDVFEATHHLLFDLFDEGFIDAFRVDHPDGLADPRGYFQRLSQRTGGAWIAAEKILEGEEHLPSDWDVAGTTGYDTAWRINSLQVDPRANMPMGAIMQELTEDSPADFARLEHESKRQIIRTSLAAELHRLASLIWEICQQDLRLRDHTMRTFERCLGALVMNMDRYRIYVVPGSPTPQWARDEMTEVRDRSLRELRDSGFDGIEDTMDVLIALILGDEIGTAGLASSDERRDEVPVRFQQVCGAVMAKGVEDTAFYRWTHLCALTEVGGNPTHFGINLDMFHAFESALQSSWPATMTCGTTHDSKRGEDVRATLAAVTSYPSQWVSLVQQLRLTSAEYRPLTLDGRTENLLWQTLAATTWCESDPMTQERLTDYLQKAVREQKTWTTWTHPDEEREEELFDFARQVLADSSITELLTRFHELTEPVRNCCIEVTKALQLTVPGVADVYQGSEGLATSLVDPDNRRPVDFERLGRLLDSDEQTLEGRKVRLTRAILKLRSRHRDAFVSAHATYTPLATTTGHAIAYARGDQDGPRVCVIAVRLLRALRQIGGWGDHRVYLPAGSWQDIMSGRRFDVTDGNGLSLADVMSDDNVVVVEKLS, from the coding sequence ATGTCTGATCTTCATCCCCACGTTCCCCCGTCATCTCGATACACTCCACTGTCGACGTATCGACTCCAGCTCACTCCGGATTTCACATTTGAACACGCCCGTGGTGTCCTCGAGCATATTCGCCGTCTGGGAGCCACGGATGTTTACCTCTCCCCTATCCTGCAGCCTGTCAAGCGTTCCCGGCATGGGTACGACGTGGTGGACCACTCCCATGTCAACGCGGAGCTGGGTGGGCGTGAAGGGTTTGAAGATTTTGCGCGCGCCGCGCACGCCCTCGGCCTGCACGTCGTGGTCGATATCGTGCCGAATCACATGGCTGTGCCCACTCCGGTGTGGCAGAACCGCGCCATGTGGTCAGTGCTGAAACGGGGCGCCGAGTCACCGCGCGCACGCTGGTTCGACGTGGCGACAGATCAGCCCATTTTGATGCCGATTTTGGGTGCGCGCATCGGCCAGGTGCTCTCCGCCGGTGACCTACACGTGGAATCAATGGTGGTTCCAACTGAGCCGGAATACGGTGAGCAACCTGTCCTGCGCTACTTCGATCACGTGTTCCCCCTGGCGGAGGGAACCGAGTTCCTCCCGTTGGAAGTTCTGCTGGAGCGCCAGCATTACCGCCTGGCTCACTGGATGGTCGGTGACGAGGAACTCAACTACCGCCGTTTCTTTGACGTGGATACGCTGGCAGGTTTACGTGTCGAGCGTGAAGACGTGTTCGAGGCGACTCATCACCTGCTGTTCGACCTGTTCGACGAAGGCTTCATTGACGCGTTCAGAGTGGATCATCCTGATGGCCTGGCTGATCCGCGCGGCTATTTCCAGCGTCTGAGCCAACGCACCGGCGGCGCCTGGATTGCTGCTGAAAAGATTCTCGAAGGCGAAGAGCACTTGCCCTCTGATTGGGATGTTGCCGGAACGACAGGCTATGACACCGCATGGCGCATCAACTCCCTGCAGGTCGATCCGCGAGCGAACATGCCGATGGGTGCCATCATGCAGGAGCTGACCGAAGATTCACCGGCGGACTTTGCGCGGCTCGAACACGAATCGAAACGGCAGATCATTCGCACCTCGCTGGCAGCTGAGCTGCACCGCCTGGCCTCGTTGATCTGGGAAATTTGCCAACAGGACCTGCGTCTGCGTGACCATACGATGCGTACCTTCGAACGCTGCCTAGGCGCCCTCGTGATGAATATGGATCGCTACCGGATCTACGTGGTGCCCGGATCCCCCACCCCGCAGTGGGCGCGCGATGAGATGACCGAGGTGCGTGACCGTTCGCTGCGCGAGTTGCGTGACTCAGGGTTTGACGGCATTGAGGACACGATGGATGTGCTCATTGCGCTCATCCTGGGCGACGAAATCGGCACGGCAGGTCTGGCATCCTCCGATGAGCGCCGCGACGAAGTGCCGGTGCGGTTCCAGCAGGTATGCGGTGCGGTCATGGCAAAGGGTGTCGAAGACACCGCGTTCTACCGTTGGACCCACCTGTGCGCACTGACTGAAGTGGGAGGCAACCCCACCCATTTCGGTATCAACCTGGACATGTTCCATGCGTTCGAAAGTGCATTGCAGTCGTCGTGGCCGGCGACCATGACATGCGGAACGACCCACGATTCCAAGCGTGGTGAAGATGTGCGAGCCACACTGGCCGCCGTCACGTCATATCCCAGTCAATGGGTCTCCCTCGTCCAGCAGCTACGTCTGACCAGCGCCGAATACCGGCCACTCACGCTGGATGGGCGCACGGAAAACCTCCTGTGGCAGACACTTGCCGCGACCACGTGGTGTGAGTCCGACCCGATGACGCAGGAGCGCCTGACTGACTACCTGCAAAAGGCAGTGCGGGAACAGAAAACGTGGACGACATGGACGCATCCTGATGAAGAACGGGAAGAGGAGCTGTTTGACTTTGCCCGCCAGGTACTCGCTGATTCCTCGATCACCGAACTGCTCACACGCTTTCATGAGCTGACGGAGCCGGTTCGCAACTGCTGCATCGAAGTGACGAAAGCCCTGCAATTGACGGTTCCTGGAGTGGCTGATGTGTATCAGGGTTCCGAGGGGCTGGCGACTTCCCTGGTTGATCCGGATAACCGACGTCCGGTTGATTTTGAACGACTCGGGCGGTTGCTGGATTCAGACGAGCAGACTCTCGAGGGTCGAAAAGTGCGCCTGACCCGCGCCATCCTGAAGCTTCGCAGCCGCCACCGCGACGCATTCGTATCCGCACACGCAACGTATACACCACTGGCAACAACCACCGGACATGCGATCGCGTATGCACGCGGCGACCAGGACGGCCCACGCGTGTGTGTCATCGCTGTGCGACTGCTCAGGGCACTGCGTCAGATCGGCGGCTGGGGGGATCATCGTGTCTACCTTCCAGCCGGCTCATGGCAGGACATCATGTCAGGGCGACGATTCGACGTCACTGACGGCAACGGTTTGAGCCTGGCTGATGTGATGAGTGACGACAACGTCGTGGTTGTGGAGAAACTCTCGTGA